In Paraburkholderia youngii, the genomic stretch GCTTTCCCGTGCGGCGTGCGGTTCAAGTTAATTTCTCTTAGGGAGTAATGATGCAAAAACGATTCAAACAACTGATGTTGCTGGCTGCCATCGTGCCGACCTTCGCCATGGCTCAAGCGCTGCAGAACCAGGCGCCCGCAGCTCCGGCTGCCGCAGCAGCACCGGTTGATCCGGCCAAGCAAGCTGCCATCAAGGACCTGCTCGACGCCATCGACGCGCAGAAGCTGGTTGGCGCAATCGGCAATAGCGCGCAGATGCAGGCCAAGCAGCTCGTGCCGGCAATCCTGTCGGACGCGCTGACCGAGAACAAGACGATGACGGACAAGCAGAAGCAGGCCGCCGTGCCGACGCTGCAGAAGAACGCGGTGCCGAAGCTGGTGGACGCGGCAGGCCAGGTCTTCGCAACCGACGGCTTCCGTCAGGACGCGATGCAAGCTCAGTACGATGCATACGCGAAGTACTACAGCGTGTCGGAAATCAAGGACCTGACCACGTTCTACAAGAGCCCGACCGGACGCAAGTTTATCCAGGTGCAAGACCAGGTTGGCCGCGACGTCGTGAACGGTCTGATGCAGAAGTACATGCCGGAATCGATCAAGGCAACGCGTGACCAGGCCGACAAGGAAGTCGCATCGGTCAAGCCGGCTGCCAAGTAAATTCCGCTCGCAGGCCGCGCTAATCAGCCGGCCTGTCGCCGCGCCCATTGGGCCACCCGGCGTGGCGGGTTGGCGGCGACAATGCGATAATGGCCGTTTGCGCACTGGCGCAGACGGCCATTTTCTTTTTCGGCGAGCCATTTCGCAGTTCTTTTCGCCGATTCCCGCGCGACTTCGTTATTTCACGCCCGCTTCCAGGACCTCACATGCGCGTTTTTAATTTCTCCGCCGGCCCGGCGGCCATGCCCGTAGAAGTGCTGCGCCAGGCAGCCGACGAGATGCTGAACTGGCAAGGTAGTGGTATGAGCGTGATGGAAATGAGCCATCGCGGCAAGGAATTCATGTCGATCCACGAAGCAGCGCTGACCGATCTGCGCGAGTTGCTGCAGGTGCCGGCAAGTCACCGCATCCTTTTCCTGCAGGGCGGCGGCCTCGGCGAGAACGCGATCGTGCCGATGAACCTGCTCGGCTCGAAACCGCGGGCGGATTTCGTCGTCACCGGCTCGTGGTCGCAGAAATCGTTCAAGGAAGCGGAAAAATACGGCAGCGTGCATCTTGCCGCGACCGGCAAGACGGCCGAGGGCTACACGCGCGCGCCGGCGCGTGCGGAATGGCAACTGTCGGACGATCCGGCTTACGTGCATTTGTGCACCAACGAGACCATTCACGGCGTCGAAACCTTCGAGATTCCCGACCTCGGCGATATTCCGCTCGTGGCGGACGCGTCGTCGCACATCCTTTCGCGCCCGATGGACATCGCCAAATACGGCGTGCTGTTCGGCGGCGCGCAGAAGAATATCGGCATGGCGGGCGTGACGGTCGTGATCGTGCGTGAGGACATGCTCGATCGCGCAATGCCGATTTGCCCATCGGCGTTCGAATGGAAGACCGTCGCCGAGAACAACTCGATGTACAACACGCCGCCCACCTATGCGATCTATATTGCCGGGCTCGTGTTTAAGTGGTTGAAGAACCAGGGCGGCCTCCAGGCGATGGAGGCGCGCAACCTCGAAAAATCGAAGCTGCTGTACGACACGATCGACTCGAGCAGCTTCTATCTGAACAAGGTCGAACGTGGCTCGCGCTCGCGGATGAACGTACCGTTCTTCCTCGCCGACGAGTCGCGCAACGAAGATTTCCTGTCCGGCGCGAAAGCGCGGGGATTGGTGCAGCTAAAGGGCCACAAGTCCGTCGGCGGCATGCGGGCGTCGATTTATAACGCCGTCCCGCTCGAAGGCGTCAAAGCGCTTGTCGAATACATGAAGGAATTCGAACAGCGCAGCGCCTGAGTCACACTGACCGGCAGGCGTGCGCATCTTTTCCAGCAGTTACCCGGCAGAGCCGTTTTACGCATGGACGACGAACTCAATACACGACTCAAACCTCTGCGCGATCGCATCGACGCGCTCGACGCGCAGCTGATCGCGCTCCTGAACCAGCGCGCGTCGGTCGCGCTCGAAGTGGGCGAGATCAAGAAGCATTTCAACGCGCCGGTGTTCCGGCCCGAGCGCGAGATGCAGGTGATCGCGCGCCTGCAGGAAATGAGCGCGGGGCCGCTCGCGGACGAACACATCAGCGCGATCTGGCGCGAGATCATGGCCGCGAGCCGCGCGCTAGAAAAGAGCATCAAGGCCGCGTATCTCGGGCCGGTCGGCACCTATAGCGAACAGGCGATGCACGAGTACTTCGGTCAGTCTATCGAAGGGCTGCCGTGCCCCTCGATCGATGAAGTATTCCGCTCGGTCGAGGCGGGCGCCGCCGACTACGGCGTCGTGCCGGTCGAGAACTCGACCGAAGGCGCGGTGTCGCGCACGCTGGATCTGCTGCTGCAAACCCAGCTGACCATCGGCGGCGAACTCGCATTGCCGATCCATCACAACCTGCTCACGCAAAACGGGCTCGCTGGCGTCACGCGCGTATGCGCGCATGCGCAGGCGCTCGCGCAGTGCCAGCGCTGGCTGTCGACCAATGCGCCGCATCTCGAGCGCCAGGCGGTGTCGAGTAATGCCGAAGCTGCACGGATGGCGGCCGAAGATCCGACTGTCGCGGCCATCGCCGGCGATCGCGCCGCGATCCACTACGGCCTGCAGGTCACCAACGCGCTGATCCAGGATGATCCGCACAACCGCACGCGCTTCGTAATGATCGGCAAGGAGCCGACCGGTCCGAGCGGCTACGACCAGACCTCGCTGATCGTGTCGGTCGCGAACGAACCGGGCGCGATGGTCAAGCTGCTCGAGCCGCTCGCTCGCCACGGCGTGTCGATGACACGTTTCGAATCGCGTCCGGCGCGCGTCGGCACGTGGGAGTACTACTTCTATATCGATGTCGAAGGCCATCGCGACGATCCGGCTGTGGCTGCCGCGCTCGCCGGTCTCGGCGAGAAGGCCGCGTTCCTCAAAATACTCGGCTCATATCCGCGCGCCCGCTAAGGGCTGGCAGCGCAGTCCGGGCGGCGCCGCGTGCGCTGCCCGAACGCAGGTTTCACTTATCCATCGTCGTTCGGAGATTTTCATGACAGCGTCTTTCGGCCCTTCCTATGTGCGCGCGATCGCGCCGTACATCGCCGGCAAGCCGATTTCGGAAGTGGCCCGCGAGTTCGGTCTCGACGAGGCGAGCATCGTGAAGCTCGCATCGAACGAGAATCCGCTCGGCATGCCGGAATCCGCGCAGCACGCGATGGCGCAGGCGATCGCCGATCTTGGCCGTTATCCGGACTCGAACGGTTTCGAGTTGAAGGCGGCGCTCGCCGCGCGCTACGGTGTGCCGGCTGAGTGGATCACCCTCGGTAACGGCAGCAACGACATCCTCGAACTCGCCGCGCACGCGTTCGTCGAGAAGGGCCAGGCGGTCGTGTTCTCGCAGTATTCGTTCGCGGTCTATGCGCTCGCGACGCAAGGCGTCGGCGCGCGCGCCATCGTCGTGCCGGCGGTGCGCTATGGTCACGACCTCGACGCGATGCTCGCCGCAATCGACAACGACACGCGTCTCGTGTTCGTCGCGAATCCGAACAATCCGACCGGCACGTTCGTCGACGGCCCGACGCTCGAGGCGTTTCTCGACAAGGTGCCGCGCCACGTGGCCGTCGTGCTCGACGAGGCGTACACCGAGTATCTGTCGGCGGACAAACGCTATGACTCCATTGACTGGGTGCGCCGCTATCCGAACCTGCTGGTTTCGCGTACGTTCTCGAAGGCGTTCGGGCTTGCGGGCTTGCGCATCGGTTTCGCGATCGCGCAGCCCGGGTTGACCGATTTGCTGAATCGACTGCGTCAACCGTTTAACGTAAATACGCTCGCGCAAGCCGCGGCGATCGCGGCACTGAACGACAGCGCGTTTCTGCAGAAAAGCGCGGCGCTGAACGCGCAGGGCTATACGCTTCTGACAGAGGCGTTCGACAAGCTTGGCCTCGAATACGTGCCGTCCGAAGGCAACTTTGTGCTCGTGCGCGTTGGCAGCGACGACAAAGCCGGCGCCCGCGTGAACCTTGCGCTGCTGAAGCAGGCCGTGATCGTGCGACCGGTCGACAGCTACGGCTTGCCGCAGTGGCTGCGCATCACGATCGGCTTGCCGGAGGAAAACGAAGCGTTCCTCGCGGCGCTCGAAAAGACGCTTGCCGAGCCTGACGCAGCGTAAGCCTTGATCCTTGACCCCGCGCGTCGACCGGCAGGAGTGGCGCGCTTAATGTCCGTATTGTGTGAGCGACGTGGCCGCGTTTTCCTTTAACAAGCTGGTGATTTTCGGTGTTGGCCTGATCGGCGGATCGCTCGCGCGCGCGTTGCGTGAACGCGGCGAGGCTGGCGGGGCACGCATGGTGGTTGGGGTCGGACGGACCTCCGCGTCGAGCGAACGGGCGTTGGCGCTTGGTGTGATCGACGGCGCCGCGGCGCTCACCGACGACGCCGCGCTGCGCGGCGCGCTCGCGGGCGCGGACTTCGTGCTGCTCGCGGCGCCGGTCGCGCAGACCCAGCCGTTGCTCGAGCGCATCGCGCCCCATCTCGACGCCAACACGATCGTCACCGATGCGGGCAGCACCAAGTCCGACGTGGTCGCCGCCGCCCGCACGGCGCTCGGCGCCCGGATCGGCCAGTTCGTGCCGGGCCATCCGATCGCCGGTCGCGAGTCCAGCGGGGTCGATGCCGCGTTGCCCGATCTGTACGTGAACCGCAACGTCGTGCTGTGCCCGCTGCCCGAGAATACGCCGGACGCGGTCGAGCGCGTCGCGGCGATGTGGCGCGCCACCGGCGCATTGGTGCGGGACATGACGCCGCAGCAGCACGACCGCGTGTTCGCGTCGGTCAGTCATCTGCCGCACGTGCTGTCGTTCGCGCTCGTCGAGCAGATCCTCAATTCGCCCGACGCTGCGTTGAAGTTCTCGTTCGCGGCGGGCGGTTTTCGCGACTTCACGCGCATCGCCGCGTCGAGTCCGGAGATGTGGCGCGACGTCTGTGTCGCCAATCGCGTGGCGCTGCTCGACGAACTCGACGCGTACACCGCGGTACTCGCGCGCCTGCGCACGGCGATCGAAGCCGGCGACGGCGCCGCGCTCGAAGCCGTGTTCGCGCGCTCGCGCGTCGCACGCAGTCAGTGGCAGGAGCAGCGCGCGGCTGGCGTGGCCAGCGGCGACGCGTCGAAATAACCGGAAACTGGACACATCATGGAATTCCTCGATCTCGGACCTTTTTCCCGTGCGTCCGGCACGGTTCGTCTGCCCGGCTCGAAGAGCATCTCGAACCGCGTGCTGCTGCTCGCCGCGCTCGCCGAAGGCGAGACGACGATCACGAACCTGCTCGACTCCGACGACACCCGCGTGATGCTCGACGCGCTCGAAAAGCTCGGCGTACGTTTGAAGCGCGACGGCGACACCTGCGTCGTGACCGGCACGCGCGGCGCGTTCACCGCGCGCACGGCCGACCTGTTCCTCGGCAATGCTGGCACGGCGGTGCGCCCGCTGACCGCGGCGCTCGCCGTGAACGGCGGCGACTACCGGATTCACGGCGTGCCGCGCATGCATGAACGGCCGATCGGCGATCTCGTCGACGGCCTGCGCCAGATCGGCGCGAAGATCGACTACGAGCAGAACGAAGGCTATCCGCCGCTGCGCATCCGTCCCGCCCAGATAACGGCCGACGCGCCGATCCGCGTACGCGGCGACGTGTCGAGCCAGTTCCTGACCTCGCTGCTGATGACGCTGCCGCTGTTGCGCACCGCGACCGGCGTCACCACCGTGCAGGTCGACGGCGAACTGATCTCGAAGCCGTACATCGAGATCACGATCAAGCTGATGGCGCGCTTCGGCATTGAGGTCGAGCGCCACGGCTGGCACCAGTTCGTGGTGCCGGCCGGGAAGCGGTATCAGTCGCCGGGCACGATCATGGTGGAAGGGGATGCGTCGTCGGCGTCGTATTTCCTCGCCGCGGGCGCACTCGGCGGCGGGCCCCTCAGAGTCGAAGGCGTGGGCCGCGCGAGCATCCAGGGCGACGTCGGATTTGCCGATGCGCTGATCAAGATGGGCGCGAACCTGCAGATGGGCGACGACTGGATTGAAGTGCGTGGCGTCGGCAACGACCACGGCAAGCTCGATCCGATCGACATGGACTTCAACCTGATCCCCGATGCCGCGATGACGATCGCGGTCGCCGCGCTGTTCGCGGACGGCACGAGCACGCTGCGCAACATCGCGAGCTGGCGCGTGAAGGAAACCGACCGCATCGCCGCAATGGCGACCGAGCTGCGCAAAGTCGGTGCGAAGGTGCAGGAAGGCGAAGATTTCCTCGTCGTCACGCCACCCGAAAAGCTGATCCCGAATGCCGCGATCGACACTTACGACGACCACCGCATGGCGATGTGCTTCTCGCTCGTGAGCTTGGGCGGTGTGCCGATCCGCATCAACGACCCGAGGTGCGTCGCCAAGACGTTCCCCGATTATTTCGAGCGCTTTACGGCGCTCACACAACCCTGATGCAACCCGGATTCGCGTGCGAATCGCCCGATGTGCGACATTTTTAGATGAAACCGACTCGTCCCTTTCACCAGACGCCCGTCATTACGATCGACGGCCCTAGTGCCTCCGGCAAAGGCACTGTGGCCGCGATGGTGGCCGCCAACCTCGGCTTTCACCTGCTCGACAGCGGCGCGCTGTATCGGCTCGCGGCGCTCGCGAGCCTGCGCTATAGCATTGCGGCGGACGACGTCGACGCACTTGTCAACCTGATCGATGACCTCCATATCACGTTTCGCGAGGGGCTCGCGCAGCTTGACGGGGTCGATGTATCGACCGAAATCCGCGCCGAGGAAGTGGGCAGCCGCGCTTCGGCGATCGCCGTGCATGCGCCGGTGCGAACCGCGCTGGTGGCGCGCCAGCGGGCGTTTCGCAAGGAACCGGGACTGGTCGCCGACGGCCGCGACATGGGCACCGTGATCTTCCAGGACGCCGCGCTGAAGGTGTTCATGACCGCGAGCGTCGAGGCCCGCGCGATGCGCCGGCATAAGCAATTGATCCAAAAAGGATTTTCTGCTAATATAGATGACTTGCTCCGGGATTTGCGTGAGCGTGACGAGCGTGACAGTCAGCGCGCGGCCGCGCCGCTCAAGCCCGCGGCGGATGCAAAGCTGCTTGATACCTCCGCATTGTCGGTCGACCAGGCGGTCGAGCAGGTGGTGCAATGGTATGAAGCGCTGGTCCCGCATGCGTGACTGAAAACGGTCGCGCAGAAGTGGCCAGCAGCGGCAGTCCCGTTGTTGGTAGGTGCTTCGCAATGGTCGCGAAGCGTTGTTTTTAACCCTTTAACCCCGCGTGGCGTTCGCGTATATGCCGCAGTTGCTGACCGGTCCGGTGAGCCAGGCGTTGCGAAGACCATGCAAACTCTGATTTTTATGTCCGACCTGCAAACCTCTACCCCGAATACCGAATCTTTTGCGGCTCTGTTCGAAGAGTCGCTGACCAAGCAGGACATGCGCGCTGGCGAAGTAATCTCCGCCGAAGTCGTGCGTGTCGACCACAACTTCGTGGTCGTGAACGCTGGTCTGAAGTCCGAAGCCTACATCCCGCTCGAAGAGTTCCTGAACGACGCGGGCGAGGTAGAAGTGCAGGCGGGCGACTTCGTTTCCGTCGCGATCGACGCGCTGGAAAACGGCTATGGCGACACCATCCTGTCGCGTGACAAGGCGAAGCGTCTGGCTTCGTGGTTGTCGCTGGAAAAGGCGCTGGACAACAACGAACTCGTGACCGGCACGATCACGGGCAAGGTCAAGGGCGGTATGACCGTGATGGTCAACGGCATCCGCGCGTTCCTGCCGGGTTCGCTGGTTGATACGCGTCCGGTCAAGGACACGACCCCGTACGAAGGCAAGACCCTCGAATTCCGCGTCATCAAGCTCGACCGCAAGCGTAACAACGTCGTGCTGTCGCGCCGCGCTGTCATCGAGGCAACGCAAGGCGAGGAGCGCGCGAAGCTGCTCGAAACGCTGAAGGAAGGCGCGATCGTCGAAGGCGTGGTCAAGAACATCACCGACTACGGCGCGTTCGTGGACCTCGGCGGCATCGACGGCCTGCTGCACATTACCGACATCGCATGGCGTCGCGTGCGTCACCCGAGCGAAGTTCTGTCGGTTGGCCAGGAAGTCACCGCGAAGATCCTCAAGTTCGACCAGGAAAAGAACCGCGTTTCGCTCGGTATCAAGCAACTGGGCGACGATCCGTGGGAAGGCATCTCGCGCCGTTACCCGTCGGGCACGCGTCTGTTCGGTAAGGTCACGAACATCACCGACTACGGCGCATTCGTCGAAGTGGAATCGGGCATTGAAGGCCTCGTCCACGTGTCGGAAATGGACTGGACCAACAAGAACGTTGCTCCGTCGAAGGTTGTCCAGTTGGGCGACGAAGTCGAAGTGATGGTTCTCGAAATCGACGAAGACCGCCGTCGTATCAGCCTCGGCATGAAGCAGTGCAAGCCGAACCCGTGGGACGACTTCAGCCGCAACTTCAAGAAGGGCGACAAGATCAGCGGCGCCATCAAGTCGATCACCGACTTTGGCGTGTTCATCGGTCTGCCGGGCGGCATCGACGGTCTGGTTCACCTGTCGGATCTGTCGTGGAGCGAAACCGGCGAGGAAGCCGTTCGCAAGTACAAGAAGGGCGACGAAGTGGAAGCGATCGTTCTCGGCATCGACGTCGAGAAGGAACGTATTTCACTGGGTATCAAGCAGCTCGAAGGTGACCCGTTCAGCAACTATGTTGCAATGAACGACAAGGGTTCCGTCGTCGACGGTACCGTCAAGTCGGTCGACGCGAAGGGTGCCGTGGTCCAGCTGTCGGGCGAAGTCGAAGGCTACCTGCGTGCTTCGGAAATCGCCCAAGACCGCGTGGAAGACGCTCGCAACGTGCTGAAGGAAGGCGACAAGGTCAACGCGATGATCATCAACATCGATCGCAAGTCGCGCGGCATCAACCTGTCGATCAAGGCGAAGGACTCGGCTGAGCAGCAGGAAGCCATCCGCGGTCTCGCTGCTTCGGATTCGAGCGCAGCCGCTACCGGCACGACGAACCTCGGCGCGCTGCTGAAGGCCAAGCTCGACGGCCAGAACCAGTAAGCCTGAGAGGTCTGCTGCAGTATGACCAAATCGGAATTGGTCGCCCAGCTGGCTACGCGATTTCCGCAACTTGTTCTCAAGGATGCGGATTTCGCGGTGAAGACGATGCTTGATGCGATGTCGGAGGCGCTTGCCAAAGGTCATCGCATCGAAATTCGTGGCTTCGGCAGCTTCGGCCTCAACCGCCGTCCCTCCCGCGTCGGACGCAATCCGAAGTCGGGCGAGAAGGTGCTGGTACCCGAGAAGTACGTACCGCACTTCAAGCCGGGCAAGGAATTGCGCGAGCGGGTCGATCGTCGCGCGGGCGAGCCGCTGAAGGCCGAGGAGCCGGATGACGACCTTTAATGACTCCGCTGTATGTGTATGTTGCAGCGTGGCATAGCTAGCGTCAGCGGCCAAGGCCAGTCGGCAAAAGACCAGGAAAAGCGCCTTCGGGCGCTTTTTTTTCGTCCATCATTTGAGAAGTCGCGCCTTCCGCTGCGGCCTTTGCATTTCGCGAATGGCCCGTAAGTCCGGCATCCCGCCACTTGCTGCCCAGCCGCGAGGGCATCCATTACAATACGGGTCACTTCGGCGCGGGCAACACCGTGGCGCGACGCGTCATCAAGCCGGCGTCATCCCGCAACTGCCGTGAAGAGATCTATTCATGAAATTTATCGTCTGGCTGATCCGTGTGCTGGTGTTCGTGCTGCTGCTCGTGCTCGCGCTCTCCAACACGCAACCCGCTACGCTGAATTTCCTCGCCGGCTACGTCTGGTCGGCGCCTCTGATTCTGATCGGCCTCGCGTTTTTCGTGATCGGCTTGCTCGCCGGGCTCGTGTCGGCGATGCCGGCCGTCGTGCGTCTGCGCATGGAGAATAGCCGGCTCAGGCGCGAGTTGCGCGTGGCGCGCGAGACTCCCGCCGTGGTAGAGCAGCCGCCGATGCCGCCGCTGATTTGAGCTGTCTTGCGCCGTGCGTGCTCCGAGCGCGGCTTTTCGTTTTCGCTTTTCCGCACATTTGCATTAATCGCATGGATCTAGACTTCTGGTGGCTGCTGGTCATACCCGTCGCGTTCGCGTTCGGCTGGATGGCGGCGCGCTACGACCTCAAGACGCTGCTGTCCGAAAGCGCCAACCTGCCGCGGTCGTATTTTCGCGGCCTGAACTTCCTTCTCAACGAGCAGCCCGACCAGGCGATCGATGCATTCATCGAAGTCGTCAAGCTCGACCCTGAAACGGTCGAATTGCATTTCGCGCTCGGCAATCTGTTCCGCCGGCGCGGCGAAACGGACCGCGCGATTCGCGTGCATCAAAATCTGCTGAGCCGCGCGGACCTGCCGGTCAACGAGCGCGATCACGCGCTGTACGAACTCGGCCAGGACTTCCTGAAAGCGGGTCTGCTCGACCGTGCCGAAGAAACGTTCCGCTCGCTGCAAGCGGGCGATTACGCGCTGGGTGCTCAACGCGCGCTGTTGACGATCTACGAGATCGAGAAAGACTGGGTCAAGTCGATAGATACCGCGCGCCACCTCGAAACGATGGGCGCACCGTCCCTCGAC encodes the following:
- the rpsA gene encoding 30S ribosomal protein S1: MQTLIFMSDLQTSTPNTESFAALFEESLTKQDMRAGEVISAEVVRVDHNFVVVNAGLKSEAYIPLEEFLNDAGEVEVQAGDFVSVAIDALENGYGDTILSRDKAKRLASWLSLEKALDNNELVTGTITGKVKGGMTVMVNGIRAFLPGSLVDTRPVKDTTPYEGKTLEFRVIKLDRKRNNVVLSRRAVIEATQGEERAKLLETLKEGAIVEGVVKNITDYGAFVDLGGIDGLLHITDIAWRRVRHPSEVLSVGQEVTAKILKFDQEKNRVSLGIKQLGDDPWEGISRRYPSGTRLFGKVTNITDYGAFVEVESGIEGLVHVSEMDWTNKNVAPSKVVQLGDEVEVMVLEIDEDRRRISLGMKQCKPNPWDDFSRNFKKGDKISGAIKSITDFGVFIGLPGGIDGLVHLSDLSWSETGEEAVRKYKKGDEVEAIVLGIDVEKERISLGIKQLEGDPFSNYVAMNDKGSVVDGTVKSVDAKGAVVQLSGEVEGYLRASEIAQDRVEDARNVLKEGDKVNAMIINIDRKSRGINLSIKAKDSAEQQEAIRGLAASDSSAAATGTTNLGALLKAKLDGQNQ
- a CDS encoding prephenate dehydrogenase encodes the protein MSDVAAFSFNKLVIFGVGLIGGSLARALRERGEAGGARMVVGVGRTSASSERALALGVIDGAAALTDDAALRGALAGADFVLLAAPVAQTQPLLERIAPHLDANTIVTDAGSTKSDVVAAARTALGARIGQFVPGHPIAGRESSGVDAALPDLYVNRNVVLCPLPENTPDAVERVAAMWRATGALVRDMTPQQHDRVFASVSHLPHVLSFALVEQILNSPDAALKFSFAAGGFRDFTRIAASSPEMWRDVCVANRVALLDELDAYTAVLARLRTAIEAGDGAALEAVFARSRVARSQWQEQRAAGVASGDASK
- a CDS encoding DUF2059 domain-containing protein is translated as MQKRFKQLMLLAAIVPTFAMAQALQNQAPAAPAAAAAPVDPAKQAAIKDLLDAIDAQKLVGAIGNSAQMQAKQLVPAILSDALTENKTMTDKQKQAAVPTLQKNAVPKLVDAAGQVFATDGFRQDAMQAQYDAYAKYYSVSEIKDLTTFYKSPTGRKFIQVQDQVGRDVVNGLMQKYMPESIKATRDQADKEVASVKPAAK
- a CDS encoding LapA family protein gives rise to the protein MKFIVWLIRVLVFVLLLVLALSNTQPATLNFLAGYVWSAPLILIGLAFFVIGLLAGLVSAMPAVVRLRMENSRLRRELRVARETPAVVEQPPMPPLI
- a CDS encoding integration host factor subunit beta, with amino-acid sequence MTKSELVAQLATRFPQLVLKDADFAVKTMLDAMSEALAKGHRIEIRGFGSFGLNRRPSRVGRNPKSGEKVLVPEKYVPHFKPGKELRERVDRRAGEPLKAEEPDDDL
- the hisC gene encoding histidinol-phosphate transaminase, with translation MTASFGPSYVRAIAPYIAGKPISEVAREFGLDEASIVKLASNENPLGMPESAQHAMAQAIADLGRYPDSNGFELKAALAARYGVPAEWITLGNGSNDILELAAHAFVEKGQAVVFSQYSFAVYALATQGVGARAIVVPAVRYGHDLDAMLAAIDNDTRLVFVANPNNPTGTFVDGPTLEAFLDKVPRHVAVVLDEAYTEYLSADKRYDSIDWVRRYPNLLVSRTFSKAFGLAGLRIGFAIAQPGLTDLLNRLRQPFNVNTLAQAAAIAALNDSAFLQKSAALNAQGYTLLTEAFDKLGLEYVPSEGNFVLVRVGSDDKAGARVNLALLKQAVIVRPVDSYGLPQWLRITIGLPEENEAFLAALEKTLAEPDAA
- the aroA gene encoding 3-phosphoshikimate 1-carboxyvinyltransferase, which produces MEFLDLGPFSRASGTVRLPGSKSISNRVLLLAALAEGETTITNLLDSDDTRVMLDALEKLGVRLKRDGDTCVVTGTRGAFTARTADLFLGNAGTAVRPLTAALAVNGGDYRIHGVPRMHERPIGDLVDGLRQIGAKIDYEQNEGYPPLRIRPAQITADAPIRVRGDVSSQFLTSLLMTLPLLRTATGVTTVQVDGELISKPYIEITIKLMARFGIEVERHGWHQFVVPAGKRYQSPGTIMVEGDASSASYFLAAGALGGGPLRVEGVGRASIQGDVGFADALIKMGANLQMGDDWIEVRGVGNDHGKLDPIDMDFNLIPDAAMTIAVAALFADGTSTLRNIASWRVKETDRIAAMATELRKVGAKVQEGEDFLVVTPPEKLIPNAAIDTYDDHRMAMCFSLVSLGGVPIRINDPRCVAKTFPDYFERFTALTQP
- the pheA gene encoding prephenate dehydratase; amino-acid sequence: MDDELNTRLKPLRDRIDALDAQLIALLNQRASVALEVGEIKKHFNAPVFRPEREMQVIARLQEMSAGPLADEHISAIWREIMAASRALEKSIKAAYLGPVGTYSEQAMHEYFGQSIEGLPCPSIDEVFRSVEAGAADYGVVPVENSTEGAVSRTLDLLLQTQLTIGGELALPIHHNLLTQNGLAGVTRVCAHAQALAQCQRWLSTNAPHLERQAVSSNAEAARMAAEDPTVAAIAGDRAAIHYGLQVTNALIQDDPHNRTRFVMIGKEPTGPSGYDQTSLIVSVANEPGAMVKLLEPLARHGVSMTRFESRPARVGTWEYYFYIDVEGHRDDPAVAAALAGLGEKAAFLKILGSYPRAR
- the serC gene encoding 3-phosphoserine/phosphohydroxythreonine transaminase, with protein sequence MRVFNFSAGPAAMPVEVLRQAADEMLNWQGSGMSVMEMSHRGKEFMSIHEAALTDLRELLQVPASHRILFLQGGGLGENAIVPMNLLGSKPRADFVVTGSWSQKSFKEAEKYGSVHLAATGKTAEGYTRAPARAEWQLSDDPAYVHLCTNETIHGVETFEIPDLGDIPLVADASSHILSRPMDIAKYGVLFGGAQKNIGMAGVTVVIVREDMLDRAMPICPSAFEWKTVAENNSMYNTPPTYAIYIAGLVFKWLKNQGGLQAMEARNLEKSKLLYDTIDSSSFYLNKVERGSRSRMNVPFFLADESRNEDFLSGAKARGLVQLKGHKSVGGMRASIYNAVPLEGVKALVEYMKEFEQRSA
- the cmk gene encoding (d)CMP kinase encodes the protein MKPTRPFHQTPVITIDGPSASGKGTVAAMVAANLGFHLLDSGALYRLAALASLRYSIAADDVDALVNLIDDLHITFREGLAQLDGVDVSTEIRAEEVGSRASAIAVHAPVRTALVARQRAFRKEPGLVADGRDMGTVIFQDAALKVFMTASVEARAMRRHKQLIQKGFSANIDDLLRDLRERDERDSQRAAAPLKPAADAKLLDTSALSVDQAVEQVVQWYEALVPHA